Proteins encoded by one window of Chryseobacterium aquaeductus:
- a CDS encoding ABC transporter permease: protein MMKLLKLEYYKNLNYRPFKVFTLLYFAILIAFLFIGLADLKLFGSTINLKEQGIYNFPGIWNFTTYIVALLKIFLGLIIVFSICQEFSNRMFKQNTIDGLSREEFIGSKLLTITIFTVTSTLLVLGITLFLGLQYSDTTESAKVYAEIFFIGNYFLKLFTFFCFLMFLSILLRKSVFVFLAFFVLWVGESILGGIETYSKVSGMQGSQRNEILQNDFFFSKLLPLESMSSLIPNPMLRLNMAKVMGLKYEFTYPTESLIACIVWCAIFIIGSYLILKKRDW from the coding sequence ATGATGAAATTATTAAAACTTGAATATTATAAAAACCTGAATTATAGACCATTTAAGGTTTTCACTTTACTATATTTTGCCATTCTGATCGCATTTCTTTTTATTGGTTTGGCAGATTTAAAATTGTTTGGAAGCACGATCAATTTAAAAGAACAGGGAATTTATAATTTTCCCGGAATATGGAATTTCACCACGTACATTGTGGCTCTGCTAAAGATTTTCCTAGGATTAATTATTGTATTTTCAATCTGTCAGGAATTCAGCAACAGAATGTTTAAACAGAACACGATAGATGGTTTGAGCAGAGAAGAATTTATTGGTTCGAAACTTCTGACAATCACTATATTCACAGTAACTTCAACTTTACTGGTTCTTGGAATCACCTTATTTTTAGGACTTCAATATTCTGATACTACAGAATCTGCGAAAGTATATGCAGAAATATTTTTTATTGGAAATTACTTTTTGAAGTTGTTCACATTTTTCTGTTTTTTAATGTTTCTTTCTATTTTGTTGAGAAAATCTGTTTTTGTTTTTCTTGCATTTTTTGTTCTTTGGGTTGGTGAGTCAATTTTAGGAGGCATCGAAACCTATTCAAAAGTAAGCGGAATGCAGGGTTCACAAAGAAATGAGATTCTTCAAAACGACTTTTTCTTTAGTAAACTTTTGCCTTTAGAAAGTATGTCGAGTTTAATTCCCAATCCAATGCTGAGACTCAATATGGCAAAAGTAATGGGCTTAAAATACGAATTCACCTACCCTACAGAAAGCCTTATCGCTTGTATCGTTTGGTGCGCAATCTTCATTATCGGATCTTATTTGATCTTGAAAAAAAGAGATTGGTAA